A single region of the Campylobacteraceae bacterium genome encodes:
- a CDS encoding chemotaxis protein, translating into MHSKDVNSSTFKNIEKKINDLEERTEHTIKTAEYLSQKAIDHNSDEKSKKIYTLFLKELKVLEVEQYHFKASLKVFEHNLEIGNIKNIEAEKNILLSELKEMDENIHILMKQMEELLDHSTLQAEKDEHEILRIIEIIASLSLFIALLSSYFIVKTVRSKIDSFQSGLISFFDYLNRVNPDVKLLDDTKNDEFGLMAKVVNENIKKTKKSIDEDREFIDETIDVLSEFEQGDLCQRVKMSVENPTLMKLKNVLDSMGNQMEDNINSVLDILEQYSSYNYMNKVDNSKVKNQLLSLANGVNYLGDSITTMLCESKQIGLTLNKASKNLLQNVDVLDKTSTEAASSLEETSAALEEITGTISHNGDSVSKMADYANKVVNSIEAGKELAVKTTLSMEEINTQVSAINDAISVIDQISFQTNILSLNAAVEAATAGEAGKGFAVVAQEVRNLANRSAEAAKEIKALVENANMKTNDGKKIANDMIEGYGSLTQNISKTIEYINNVKISSKEQQIGIEQINYAVIEQDTQTQKIAEAARQSYEIAIESSDIASKIVENINAKSFKGKESIIDRRAGNSNAYAKDERRSSYIAISKYNEGLDQKKIS; encoded by the coding sequence AATGATTTGGAAGAACGAACCGAACATACAATTAAAACAGCAGAATATTTATCTCAAAAAGCAATTGATCATAACAGTGATGAAAAAAGCAAAAAAATATACACTCTTTTTTTAAAAGAGTTAAAAGTACTAGAAGTTGAGCAATATCATTTCAAAGCATCACTAAAAGTATTTGAACATAATTTAGAAATAGGAAATATAAAAAACATTGAAGCAGAAAAAAATATTTTACTTTCTGAACTTAAAGAAATGGATGAAAACATACACATCTTGATGAAACAAATGGAGGAACTCTTAGATCATTCAACACTTCAAGCAGAAAAAGATGAACATGAGATCTTAAGAATTATAGAAATAATTGCAAGTTTATCTTTGTTTATTGCTTTACTTTCTTCTTATTTTATTGTTAAAACGGTACGCTCTAAAATAGACTCTTTTCAAAGTGGCTTAATTTCTTTTTTTGATTATTTAAACAGAGTTAACCCCGATGTAAAACTCTTAGATGATACAAAGAATGATGAATTTGGATTAATGGCAAAAGTTGTTAATGAAAATATCAAAAAAACAAAAAAATCCATTGATGAAGACAGAGAATTTATTGATGAAACAATTGATGTATTATCTGAATTTGAACAAGGTGATTTGTGTCAAAGAGTTAAAATGAGTGTAGAAAATCCTACTTTGATGAAACTAAAAAATGTTTTAGATTCAATGGGAAATCAAATGGAAGATAATATCAATTCTGTATTAGATATATTAGAACAATATTCTTCTTATAATTATATGAATAAAGTAGATAATTCAAAGGTTAAAAATCAATTATTATCTTTAGCCAATGGAGTGAATTATTTAGGAGATTCTATTACTACAATGTTATGTGAAAGCAAACAAATTGGATTAACCTTAAATAAAGCCTCAAAAAATTTATTACAAAATGTAGATGTTTTAGATAAAACATCTACTGAAGCAGCTTCTTCTTTGGAAGAAACATCTGCTGCATTAGAAGAAATTACTGGAACTATTTCTCATAATGGAGACTCTGTCTCTAAAATGGCTGATTATGCGAATAAAGTAGTAAATTCAATTGAAGCGGGAAAAGAACTGGCAGTTAAAACAACGCTATCAATGGAAGAAATCAATACACAAGTAAGTGCAATAAATGACGCAATTTCTGTAATTGATCAAATATCTTTTCAAACAAATATCTTAAGTCTTAATGCCGCAGTTGAAGCAGCAACTGCAGGAGAAGCGGGAAAAGGTTTTGCTGTAGTTGCACAAGAAGTAAGAAATTTGGCGAACAGATCAGCCGAAGCTGCTAAAGAAATTAAAGCCTTAGTAGAAAATGCAAATATGAAAACCAATGATGGTAAGAAAATAGCAAATGATATGATTGAAGGTTATGGTTCTTTAACCCAAAATATTTCAAAAACCATTGAATATATTAATAATGTAAAAATATCCTCAAAAGAACAACAAATTGGAATTGAACAAATTAATTATGCTGTAATTGAGCAAGATACTCAAACACAAAAGATTGCAGAAGCTGCAAGACAGAGTTATGAAATTGCCATTGAGTCTTCTGATATTGCTAGTAAAATTGTTGAAAATATTAATGCTAAAAGTTTTAAAGGTAAAGAGAGCATTATTGATAGAAGAGCAGGTAACTCTAATGCTTATGCAAAAGATGAAAGAAGAAGCTCTTATATTGCTATATCAAAATATAATGAAGGATTAGATCAAAAAAAAATATCTTAA